One region of Vescimonas fastidiosa genomic DNA includes:
- the feoB gene encoding ferrous iron transport protein B gives MIFALAGNQNCGKTTLFNALTGSNQHVGNFPGVTVDQKIGEIKDGKSGSVVDLPGIYSLRPYTQEEIVTRDFILKGKPDGIINIVDATNIERNLYLTLQLLELRVPMVLALNMMDEVRANGGTIDVQELSRCLGIPVVPISAVKGEGVSELLNQAVHTARTKTLPKVYDFCSEESAVHRCIHAVVHMIQDHADKADIPARFATTKLIEGDENILQQLQLDQNEKELLEHCIVQMENESGLDRNAALADMRYSFIEKVVEICVVKCHESKEHRRSVQMDKVLTGKYTALPVFFGVMFLIFYLTFNLIGQNLSDFLSLGIDKLTMLADKGLTAYGINPVVHSLIIDGVFAGVGSVLSFLPIIVTLFFFLSILEDTGYMARVAFVMDRLLRKIGLSGRSFVPMLIGFGCTVPAIMATRTVSSDRDRKMTILLTPYMSCSAKIPIYAVFSAAFFPNHAALVMIGLYVTGILLGILLAIVLKDTAFRGQPVPFVMELPNYRMPSAKSVGLLLWEKARDFLERAFTVIFLATIIIWFLQTFDTKLNVVTDSADSLLALVGQFISGIFRPLGFNDWRVATALISGFTAKEAVVSTLAVLLNTSTANLGAALGTLFTPLSALSFLVFTLLYTPCIAAVTTIRRELGSFWKMLGVVVLQCSVAWLMGMLVYQIGGLL, from the coding sequence ATGATCTTTGCGTTGGCAGGCAATCAGAATTGCGGCAAGACCACGCTCTTTAACGCTCTTACCGGCTCTAACCAGCATGTGGGCAATTTCCCCGGTGTAACGGTGGATCAGAAGATAGGGGAGATCAAGGACGGCAAGAGCGGCTCGGTGGTAGATCTGCCGGGCATCTACTCTCTGCGCCCCTACACCCAAGAGGAGATCGTGACCCGGGATTTCATTCTCAAGGGAAAGCCCGATGGGATCATCAACATCGTAGATGCCACCAATATTGAGCGGAATCTCTACCTGACACTGCAGCTGCTGGAGCTGCGGGTGCCCATGGTGCTGGCCCTGAATATGATGGATGAGGTGCGCGCTAACGGCGGGACCATAGATGTGCAGGAGCTGAGCCGCTGCCTGGGCATTCCGGTGGTCCCCATCAGTGCGGTGAAGGGGGAGGGCGTGTCGGAGCTGCTGAATCAAGCAGTACACACCGCCCGCACAAAGACTTTGCCCAAGGTATACGACTTCTGCTCGGAGGAGTCTGCGGTGCATCGGTGTATCCACGCAGTGGTGCATATGATCCAGGACCACGCCGACAAGGCGGACATCCCGGCGAGATTTGCCACTACGAAGCTCATTGAGGGCGATGAAAACATCCTGCAGCAGCTGCAGCTGGATCAAAACGAAAAGGAGCTGCTGGAGCACTGCATTGTGCAGATGGAGAACGAGAGCGGCCTGGACCGCAACGCCGCCCTGGCGGATATGCGCTACAGCTTTATTGAAAAGGTAGTGGAAATCTGCGTGGTGAAGTGCCACGAGAGCAAGGAGCACCGCCGCTCTGTGCAAATGGACAAGGTGCTCACGGGTAAGTATACGGCCCTGCCGGTGTTTTTCGGCGTGATGTTTCTGATTTTCTACCTGACCTTCAACCTTATCGGGCAGAATCTGTCGGATTTTCTGAGTCTGGGCATTGACAAGCTGACTATGCTGGCCGATAAGGGCCTCACGGCCTATGGCATCAATCCGGTGGTGCATAGCCTCATTATAGACGGCGTTTTTGCCGGTGTAGGCAGTGTGCTTTCCTTCCTGCCCATCATTGTGACGCTGTTTTTCTTCCTGTCCATTTTGGAGGATACCGGCTACATGGCCCGGGTGGCTTTTGTCATGGACAGGCTCCTGCGGAAGATCGGACTTTCCGGGCGCAGCTTTGTGCCTATGCTCATCGGCTTCGGCTGCACGGTGCCGGCTATTATGGCCACCCGTACCGTATCCTCGGATCGAGACCGGAAAATGACCATTTTGCTGACACCGTACATGAGCTGCTCGGCAAAAATACCCATTTATGCGGTGTTTTCTGCCGCCTTTTTCCCAAATCATGCGGCCCTGGTGATGATCGGTCTGTATGTGACAGGTATCCTGCTGGGGATTCTTTTGGCGATTGTGCTGAAGGACACAGCTTTCCGTGGGCAGCCGGTTCCCTTCGTGATGGAGCTGCCCAACTACCGTATGCCCTCAGCCAAGAGCGTAGGTCTGCTGCTGTGGGAAAAGGCCCGGGACTTCCTGGAACGCGCCTTTACCGTTATTTTCCTGGCTACTATTATTATTTGGTTTCTGCAGACCTTTGACACAAAGCTCAATGTGGTCACAGACAGTGCCGATAGTCTCCTGGCCCTGGTGGGACAGTTTATCTCCGGCATATTCAGACCCCTGGGCTTTAACGACTGGCGGGTTGCCACGGCACTGATTTCGGGCTTCACGGCTAAGGAAGCGGTGGTGTCCACCCTGGCTGTGCTGCTGAATACCAGCACAGCCAACTTGGGAGCGGCCCTGGGCACCCTGTTTACACCGCTGTCGGCACTGTCTTTCCTGGTATTTACGCTGCTGTATACGCCGTGCATTGCGGCGGTGACCACCATTCGCCGGGAGCTGGGCTCCTTCTGGAAAATGCTCGGCGTGGTGGTGCTGCAGTGCTCGGTGGCATGGCTGATGGGTATGCTGGTGTATCAGATCGGAGGGCTGCTATGA
- a CDS encoding FeoB-associated Cys-rich membrane protein has protein sequence MNAWDWLLLAAVLVGAGFALAHLLKSKKSGCCGNCHSCGGCCERK, from the coding sequence ATGAACGCATGGGACTGGTTGCTCCTGGCCGCTGTTCTGGTGGGGGCCGGGTTTGCCCTGGCGCATTTGCTAAAGAGCAAAAAGAGCGGCTGCTGCGGAAACTGTCACTCGTGCGGCGGCTGCTGCGAAAGAAAATAA
- a CDS encoding YlmC/YmxH family sporulation protein — protein sequence MLNRFTQLRRKEVINLCDGCRLGCVGDVEVKLPEGEVRALIVFGPCRFFGLFGRGEDYYIPWDCVQKFGDDIILIDKPFRRPEGPGDRKRRRWG from the coding sequence ATGCTGAATCGATTTACACAACTGCGGCGCAAGGAGGTCATCAACCTCTGCGACGGCTGCCGCCTGGGCTGCGTGGGAGATGTAGAGGTGAAGCTGCCGGAGGGAGAGGTCCGGGCGCTGATCGTGTTCGGCCCGTGCCGGTTTTTCGGCCTGTTCGGTAGGGGCGAGGACTACTACATACCCTGGGACTGCGTGCAGAAATTCGGGGATGATATCATTCTCATTGACAAACCGTTCCGCCGTCCGGAGGGGCCGGGGGACCGAAAGCGCCGCCGGTGGGGATAA
- the rpsB gene encoding 30S ribosomal protein S2, with translation MANQNVVSMKALLEAGVHFGHQTRRWNPKMAPYIYTERNGIYIIDLQKTVKKLEEAYNFVRELSESGQSLLFVGTKKQAQEAIKDEALRCNMYYVNARWLGGMMTNFKTMRTRVDRLNQLKTMQADGTFDMLPKKEVIKHLGEIEKLEKYLGGVKEMKKLPGALFIVDTRKERNAIAEAHRLGIPVVAIADTNCDPDEIDYPIPGNDDAIRAIKLISSVMANAMIEGRQGEQTEEAAAPAEEAAE, from the coding sequence ATGGCAAATCAGAATGTTGTTTCCATGAAGGCTCTGCTGGAGGCCGGCGTACACTTCGGTCACCAGACCCGCCGCTGGAACCCCAAGATGGCTCCCTACATCTACACCGAGCGCAACGGGATCTATATCATCGACCTGCAGAAGACCGTGAAGAAGCTGGAGGAGGCTTACAACTTCGTGCGTGAGCTCAGCGAGTCCGGCCAGAGCCTGCTGTTTGTGGGCACCAAGAAGCAGGCTCAGGAGGCCATTAAGGACGAGGCCCTGCGCTGCAATATGTACTATGTGAACGCCCGCTGGCTGGGCGGCATGATGACCAACTTCAAGACCATGCGTACCCGTGTGGACCGCCTGAACCAGCTCAAGACCATGCAGGCCGACGGCACCTTCGATATGCTGCCCAAGAAGGAAGTTATCAAGCACCTGGGCGAGATCGAGAAGCTGGAGAAGTATCTGGGCGGCGTGAAGGAAATGAAGAAGCTGCCCGGCGCTCTGTTCATTGTGGACACCCGCAAGGAGCGCAACGCCATCGCTGAGGCACACCGCCTGGGCATTCCCGTTGTGGCCATTGCCGATACCAACTGCGATCCCGATGAGATCGACTATCCCATCCCCGGCAACGATGACGCCATCCGCGCCATCAAGCTGATCTCCTCCGTCATGGCCAATGCCATGATCGAGGGCCGTCAGGGCGAGCAGACCGAAGAGGCTGCCGCTCCCGCCGAGGAAGCCGCCGAATAA
- the tsf gene encoding translation elongation factor Ts, translated as MAFTAADVKNLREMTGVGMMDCKKALVETDGDMDKAVEYLREKGLAKAAKKAGRIAAEGMSYVCVENGAAALVEVNCETDFCAKSDAFVAFVKDIAKTVLECNPADVDALMNCKYVGTDLTVAETMPEKVMSIGENLQIRRFVRVDTNTSVGYVHAGGKIGVLVNLAVEGGIDATEIGKNVAMQIAALNPRFWDKSQVSQEVLDEEKKVALALMDQDPKMASKPAQVKEKIVMGKMNKFYQENCLLQQEFVRGDLFTGSVEGYIADAAKKLGGSVKFVNAVRFATGEGIEKKQEDFAAEVAAQMNMGK; from the coding sequence ATGGCTTTTACTGCTGCTGATGTTAAGAACCTGCGTGAAATGACCGGCGTGGGCATGATGGACTGCAAGAAGGCTCTGGTGGAGACTGACGGCGATATGGACAAGGCCGTAGAGTACCTGCGCGAGAAGGGCCTGGCCAAGGCCGCTAAGAAGGCCGGCCGCATCGCTGCCGAGGGCATGAGCTATGTGTGCGTGGAAAACGGCGCTGCTGCCCTGGTGGAGGTGAACTGCGAGACCGACTTCTGCGCCAAGAGCGACGCCTTCGTGGCTTTCGTGAAGGATATTGCCAAGACCGTTCTGGAGTGCAATCCCGCCGATGTGGATGCACTGATGAACTGCAAGTATGTGGGCACCGATCTGACCGTGGCCGAGACTATGCCCGAGAAGGTTATGTCCATCGGTGAGAACCTGCAGATCCGCCGCTTTGTCCGTGTGGACACCAACACCTCCGTGGGTTATGTCCATGCCGGCGGCAAGATCGGCGTGCTGGTGAATCTGGCGGTGGAGGGCGGCATCGACGCCACCGAGATCGGCAAGAATGTTGCCATGCAGATCGCGGCCCTGAATCCCCGCTTCTGGGATAAGTCCCAGGTGAGCCAGGAGGTGCTGGACGAGGAGAAGAAGGTGGCCCTGGCTCTCATGGATCAGGATCCCAAGATGGCCTCCAAGCCCGCACAGGTCAAGGAGAAGATCGTCATGGGCAAGATGAACAAGTTCTATCAGGAGAACTGCCTACTGCAGCAGGAGTTCGTCCGGGGTGACCTGTTCACCGGCTCCGTAGAGGGCTACATCGCCGACGCAGCCAAGAAGCTGGGCGGCTCCGTGAAGTTTGTGAACGCTGTGCGCTTCGCCACCGGCGAGGGCATCGAGAAGAAGCAGGAGGACTTCGCCGCTGAGGTCGCTGCCCAGATGAACATGGGCAAGTAA
- a CDS encoding nucleotidyltransferase family protein → MKIGCVLMAAGFGHRFGGNKLTAELGCGETLIDRALSTIPADKLDRVVVVTQYPQVAAPAEKYGFTPLHNPHPERGQSESIRIGLAALEDCDAVLFLVADQPKLQKETVSRLLDFAAAHPDRIVGLGHNGRRGNPCLFPARFFPELMALTGDCGGRSVILAHEDDLLLLDVPSSQLIDIDTPEQLEKL, encoded by the coding sequence ATGAAAATCGGATGTGTTTTAATGGCCGCGGGCTTTGGCCACCGCTTTGGCGGAAACAAGCTGACGGCGGAGCTGGGGTGCGGGGAAACGCTGATAGACCGTGCCCTTTCTACTATTCCCGCAGATAAGCTGGACCGGGTGGTGGTAGTGACCCAGTACCCCCAGGTGGCGGCACCGGCGGAAAAATACGGCTTCACCCCCCTGCACAATCCCCACCCGGAGCGGGGACAGAGCGAGTCTATACGCATTGGTCTGGCGGCCCTGGAGGACTGCGATGCGGTGCTTTTTCTGGTAGCGGACCAACCCAAGCTGCAAAAGGAGACGGTGTCTCGGCTTTTGGACTTTGCCGCCGCCCACCCGGACCGTATCGTGGGCCTGGGCCATAACGGTCGTCGGGGAAACCCCTGCCTCTTCCCTGCCCGCTTCTTTCCGGAGCTGATGGCCCTCACCGGTGACTGCGGCGGCCGCTCGGTGATCCTGGCCCATGAAGACGATCTGCTGCTCCTGGATGTCCCCTCCTCCCAGCTCATCGACATCGACACCCCGGAGCAGCTGGAGAAGCTATGA
- a CDS encoding xanthine dehydrogenase family protein molybdopterin-binding subunit — protein MPATKIGDKVIRVDAIEKARGEATYVCDMTLPDMQYAYMVRSTVPRGTIDAIHLPEMPEGYYFISAKDIPAQGKNELWMILKDWRCFAEDYVLYVGETIGLVVGPDRTVLKDLRDQIKIDYTEQTPAVTIDEGISSVGGPMFPEKGSNVMCELFCQKGRPMEEVFAEADEIFEETLTTPYQEHVHLETNSAIADYEDGKFVFYASAQCPFYIRKSIAGLLDIPYDDIIIRQCTTGGAFGGKEHFPDVLCGALLIAENKIRKPIKMVFDREEDTQFSVKRHPSKCIYKTAVKNGEIIGTEGHIYYNCGAYLSSSFVVLQRGVFHANGVYTIPNTYLKGEGIGTNTFPTCAFRGFGAPQTLFCFETHLTHLAHHLGVDPLAFKMRYLAKKGDETTTNGHIIEDVKLPEMIDVITKESDYWNKIKEYKPGCGRGIGVALYNHGDAFTGNGEQAIIKGHARLTKTGDKVEIFVGSTEMGQGFRTTLRKICAATLGISMDNIEYKNPDTSKVVDSGPTAASRSTMVVGRLVERAALEMKERWNEGDFSTEVEYEHPEGYPWDQATFRGDAYLGYGWGAVIVEVEVDKLTNEVKTLGVWSSHEIGKAIDELIVHGQVNGGILQSLGYGSMEKLENKKGYFKQKSMSDYVIPTSMDFPKQFCHIQENPYPWGPYGAKGMGELVFNGASAAYVDAVERALNCKFTSIPIPAEDIEEALKNV, from the coding sequence ATGCCAGCAACGAAAATCGGCGACAAGGTCATCCGCGTGGATGCCATCGAAAAAGCCCGGGGCGAGGCAACCTATGTCTGCGACATGACCCTGCCGGATATGCAGTACGCCTACATGGTCCGCTCCACGGTCCCCAGAGGCACCATCGACGCCATCCACCTGCCGGAAATGCCCGAGGGGTATTATTTTATTTCCGCCAAGGATATTCCCGCCCAGGGGAAGAACGAGCTGTGGATGATCCTGAAGGACTGGCGCTGCTTTGCTGAGGATTATGTGCTGTATGTGGGTGAGACCATCGGCCTGGTGGTGGGCCCCGACCGGACTGTCCTGAAGGACCTGCGAGATCAGATCAAGATCGACTATACCGAGCAGACCCCTGCCGTGACCATCGATGAGGGCATCAGCAGTGTGGGAGGCCCCATGTTCCCGGAGAAGGGCAGCAATGTCATGTGCGAGCTGTTCTGCCAGAAGGGCAGGCCCATGGAGGAGGTTTTCGCTGAGGCGGACGAGATCTTTGAGGAGACCCTGACCACCCCTTACCAGGAGCATGTCCACCTGGAGACCAACAGCGCCATTGCCGACTATGAGGATGGGAAGTTCGTGTTCTACGCTTCGGCGCAGTGCCCGTTCTACATCCGCAAGTCCATTGCCGGTCTGCTGGATATTCCCTATGACGACATTATCATTCGCCAGTGTACCACCGGCGGCGCCTTCGGCGGCAAGGAGCATTTCCCGGATGTGCTCTGCGGAGCGCTGCTCATTGCGGAAAACAAGATCCGCAAGCCCATCAAGATGGTTTTCGACCGGGAGGAGGACACCCAGTTCAGCGTGAAGCGCCATCCCTCCAAGTGTATCTACAAGACCGCTGTGAAAAACGGCGAGATCATCGGCACCGAGGGCCATATCTACTACAACTGCGGCGCCTACCTCTCCTCTTCCTTCGTGGTGCTGCAGCGGGGCGTGTTCCATGCCAACGGTGTATATACTATCCCCAACACCTATCTCAAGGGTGAGGGCATCGGCACCAATACCTTCCCCACCTGCGCGTTCCGAGGATTCGGTGCGCCCCAGACTCTGTTCTGCTTCGAGACCCACCTGACCCACTTGGCCCACCATCTGGGCGTGGATCCTCTGGCGTTCAAGATGCGGTACCTGGCCAAGAAGGGCGACGAGACCACCACCAACGGCCACATCATCGAGGATGTGAAGCTGCCGGAGATGATCGATGTCATCACGAAGGAATCTGACTACTGGAATAAGATCAAGGAATATAAGCCCGGCTGCGGACGGGGCATCGGCGTAGCACTTTATAACCACGGCGACGCTTTCACCGGCAACGGCGAGCAGGCCATTATCAAGGGCCACGCCCGGCTGACCAAAACCGGCGACAAGGTGGAGATTTTCGTGGGCTCCACGGAGATGGGTCAGGGCTTCCGCACCACCCTGCGCAAGATCTGCGCCGCCACCCTGGGCATTTCCATGGACAATATTGAGTATAAGAATCCCGATACCTCCAAGGTGGTGGATTCCGGCCCCACCGCCGCTTCCCGGTCTACGATGGTCGTGGGCCGTCTGGTGGAGCGGGCCGCGCTGGAGATGAAGGAGCGCTGGAACGAGGGCGATTTCTCCACCGAGGTGGAGTATGAGCATCCCGAGGGCTACCCCTGGGATCAAGCCACCTTCCGGGGCGATGCATACCTGGGCTACGGCTGGGGGGCTGTGATCGTGGAGGTGGAGGTGGACAAGCTCACCAATGAGGTCAAGACCCTGGGTGTGTGGTCCTCCCATGAGATCGGCAAGGCCATTGACGAGCTCATCGTTCACGGCCAGGTCAACGGCGGAATCCTGCAGTCTCTGGGTTACGGCTCCATGGAAAAGCTGGAAAATAAGAAGGGCTATTTCAAACAAAAGAGTATGTCCGACTATGTTATTCCCACCTCCATGGACTTCCCCAAGCAGTTCTGTCACATTCAGGAAAATCCTTATCCCTGGGGCCCCTACGGAGCCAAGGGTATGGGCGAGCTGGTGTTCAACGGCGCATCTGCGGCCTATGTGGATGCGGTGGAGCGGGCCTTGAACTGCAAGTTTACTTCCATCCCCATTCCTGCTGAAGATATTGAGGAGGCGCTGAAGAATGTATAA
- a CDS encoding (2Fe-2S)-binding protein, with protein sequence MYNDVRFTLNGKPVVYTGNPLRRLLDVLREDYGLTGSKEGCGEGECGACSIIKNGKLVTPCIIPVGAIQGAELLTIEGIRDTEKGKCIIEAYAEGGAVQCGFCIPGMVMATYVLLNENPDPTEDEIRLGISGNLCRCTGYDLIVESIHLAAEKGAALWKK encoded by the coding sequence ATGTATAACGATGTTCGATTTACGCTGAACGGCAAGCCTGTGGTCTACACCGGTAACCCCCTGCGGCGGCTGCTGGATGTGCTGCGGGAGGACTACGGTCTCACCGGCAGTAAGGAGGGCTGCGGCGAGGGTGAGTGCGGCGCCTGCTCCATCATTAAAAACGGCAAGCTGGTGACCCCCTGCATCATCCCCGTAGGCGCTATTCAGGGAGCTGAGCTGCTGACCATTGAGGGTATCCGCGACACCGAAAAGGGTAAGTGCATCATCGAGGCCTATGCCGAGGGCGGCGCCGTGCAGTGCGGCTTCTGCATCCCGGGCATGGTAATGGCCACCTATGTGCTGCTCAATGAGAACCCCGACCCCACAGAGGACGAAATCCGCCTGGGCATCAGCGGAAACCTCTGCCGCTGCACCGGCTATGACCTGATCGTGGAGTCTATCCATCTGGCCGCCGAGAAAGGAGCTGCATTATGGAAGAAGTAA
- a CDS encoding FAD binding domain-containing protein yields MEEVKCYMPQTLAEALQIRKETGAQPLAGGSDLMVANSRGAGIVPGFKKPILIISNLPELKGIRRLDDGTVEIGALSTSWEIHTSPVTHPLLKDAASRMGAVALRNSATIGGNIGNASPKGDMPQPLILLDAEVVLQSVDGERRMKVDDFIIKTKVTAIRGDELITKVVIPPQEFTHIFFRKIGMRRSNAISKLTLSAAANIRDGIVADFRASSGAAGPKVERSRAVESLLIGHEVAELPALKGAFLDAWCNDVIAPHAMPEYRRNATRRMLEYFIDALVAGHPEGRVE; encoded by the coding sequence ATGGAAGAAGTAAAATGCTATATGCCGCAAACCCTGGCCGAAGCCCTGCAAATTCGTAAGGAGACCGGGGCCCAGCCCCTGGCGGGCGGCTCTGACCTGATGGTGGCCAACAGCCGCGGCGCGGGTATCGTGCCGGGCTTTAAGAAGCCGATACTGATTATCTCCAACCTGCCGGAGCTGAAGGGCATCCGTCGGCTGGACGACGGCACCGTGGAGATCGGCGCTCTGTCTACCTCCTGGGAAATTCACACCTCACCTGTGACCCATCCGCTGCTGAAGGATGCCGCTTCCCGCATGGGAGCTGTGGCCCTGCGCAACAGTGCCACCATCGGCGGCAACATCGGCAACGCTTCTCCCAAGGGTGATATGCCGCAGCCGCTGATCCTGCTGGACGCGGAGGTGGTGCTGCAGAGCGTGGACGGCGAGCGGCGGATGAAAGTGGATGATTTCATCATCAAGACCAAGGTCACCGCCATCCGGGGCGACGAGCTTATCACCAAGGTGGTCATCCCGCCCCAGGAGTTTACGCATATTTTCTTCCGAAAAATCGGTATGCGCCGCTCAAACGCTATCTCTAAGCTGACCCTTTCCGCTGCCGCCAATATCCGGGACGGCATAGTGGCGGATTTCCGGGCCTCCTCCGGCGCTGCCGGCCCCAAGGTGGAGCGCAGCCGTGCGGTGGAGAGCTTGCTCATCGGACATGAGGTGGCGGAGCTTCCCGCCTTGAAGGGCGCATTTCTGGACGCCTGGTGCAACGATGTCATCGCGCCCCACGCTATGCCCGAGTACCGCCGCAACGCCACCCGGCGTATGCTGGAGTATTTTATCGATGCCCTGGTGGCCGGTCACCCGGAAGGCCGGGTAGAATAA
- a CDS encoding FAD binding domain-containing protein has product MIYHPTTPLEAVTMRKQNADTAVYLAGGTDDLRLNGSAQGKDLIDINGLGLDDIFVQDGKLYIGARCTFNQIIESDLVPEFIREAARFCASFTKRNSATVGGNIGLRRQDSYLAAALTAADAVLKSITPHGEEMKPIGEYLQSGCKRLIEYVVLDADRTGWVKRFTNTTSSHAAVTAAVSGGIYALSVSGSDFVYGTTPDLADSMEFTDDISGSAAYKKYLAKIVFTLGR; this is encoded by the coding sequence ATGATCTATCATCCCACAACCCCGCTGGAGGCCGTGACGATGCGCAAGCAGAATGCTGATACCGCCGTGTATCTGGCCGGCGGCACCGACGACCTGCGCCTGAACGGAAGCGCCCAGGGAAAGGATCTCATTGATATTAACGGCCTGGGTCTGGACGATATTTTCGTGCAGGACGGCAAGCTCTACATCGGCGCCCGCTGCACCTTTAATCAGATCATCGAGAGTGACCTGGTGCCGGAGTTTATCAGGGAGGCCGCCCGTTTCTGCGCATCCTTCACCAAGCGCAACAGTGCCACCGTAGGCGGCAACATCGGCCTGCGCCGCCAGGATAGCTACCTGGCTGCGGCCCTGACGGCGGCGGATGCGGTGCTCAAGTCCATCACACCTCACGGCGAGGAGATGAAGCCCATCGGCGAGTACCTGCAGAGTGGCTGCAAGCGGCTTATCGAGTATGTGGTGCTGGACGCAGACCGTACCGGCTGGGTCAAGCGCTTCACCAACACCACCTCCAGCCATGCGGCTGTGACGGCGGCGGTGTCCGGGGGTATTTATGCCCTCAGCGTCTCCGGCAGTGACTTTGTCTATGGCACCACGCCGGACCTGGCGGATTCCATGGAATTCACCGACGATATTTCCGGCAGCGCTGCCTATAAGAAGTACCTGGCAAAGATCGTATTTACACTGGGGAGGTAA